DNA sequence from the Shewanella piezotolerans WP3 genome:
TGGCGGCGGCTGTAACTATAGCGACTGAGCACTTGAAACGAGTGATGCAAGATAAACCGCTTTATGTGGTTGGTTTTTCAACTGGTGCGGCGCTTGCGCTTAATCATGAGCTTGAAAAAATTGCTATAGGTGAAAGTGGAGATTTCTCGGGGCTAATGTTCCTATCACCAGCTATAGGGCTTCCACCTGTGGCTGTTGGTGCAAAATGGCAATCGAGGCTTGGTCATCTATTAGGACTAGATAAGCTAAGTTGGAATAGTATTCAAACCGAGTATGATCCATTCAAATACAGTTCGTTTGCGGTAAACGCTGGGGATGTGGTGTATCAGCTCGCTAGCCGTAATGTTGAACTATTCAAGCAATTAGATAGTCATGCGCGAGAGCGTCTTGCCCCAGTGTTAACGTTTCAGTCCTTAACTGATGACACTGTTGATAGCATGGCAGTGGTCAATGATTTGTACCTGCAATTGCCTAATAATCGACATGAGCTGGTAATGTTTGATATTAACCGAACTCAAGTTAACCTAAGCTTAATCGCAACAGATCCTCTAGCGCCTTATACGGATTTAATTAAATCAGCCAAGCTTGATTTCGACTTTACCATTGTTGAGAATACAGGCGAAGAAAGAGGGGCGGTACAGGCTAGGAATTTAATCACTGACAGTGTGAGTCAATCCATTACAGAGCAATGGCCGAAACAAACCTATTCTCTGTCTCACATTGCTTTACCTTTTCCTGAAGTTGATGAGCTCTATGGCCCACATCGTAAACAAATTCATAATAGGATCCAAATCGGTGCAGGAGCTTCAAAAGGCGAACGAGGAGTGTTGAGTGTTCCCTCAAGTGAGATGTTAAGGCAGAAATGGAATCCATTTTTTTACTACATGATTGAAAAAATGGACCAACGGATTACTGAGTAAGCGGGTATTAAGTTCAAGTTTCTTGCAACGTAGTGAATACCAGTTTATTCCTGCCGTTGTTTTTTGCTTGATACAAATTGAAATCGGCTTGTTTTATCCAATCCTCGAGGGCATCATTATAAGTACCATTGCCAATGACGGCGCCAATGCTGGTTGTGACAGTAAAGCTTGCATTATTATCAGGATTTTCAATCACAATCTTGGCTAGCCTTTGTTTAAAGTTTTCAAGGTGTGATTCAATTTTTAATGTATTGCAATGTGGCATTATCACCAGAAACTCCTCACCACCAAATCGTACGATAATATCGCCGTCTCGTTGAAAATCATCTTCGAGTAACCTGGCTACAGCCTTGAGTGTTAGATCGCCACTTAAATGACCGTACGTATCATTAACGCGTTTGAACTTGTCTAAATCTAAGATGGCAATGGCAATAACGTCATCACTTCTTTGGCAGTTTTCCTGTACCAATGGAAACTGTTCTTCAGCGTAACGGCGATTAAAAAGTCCGGTGAGAGGGTCTTTTTCCGCTAATGATTTTAACTGCTGATTGGCTTGTTCTAGCTCAAATGTCCTCAATGCTACCTTCTCCTCCAGTGCTAACTGGTAGCCAATAAGCTGGCTCTTGCTTTGCTTTAGTCGTGTATAGAGAGAGTAGATCTCTTTTGGCGAATCATCGTCAATGCCGTAGTCATTATTGTCGTTTGCAATAGATGTACTGAATTTATTAGCGATTCTCTCAAGAGGGCGCGTCAGTCTGGCACTTATTATTCGAGTGATTATAAAAGTGACGATAAGAGAGAGTGCGAGTATCGCAAACGTTGCAAGATACATTTTTTCGACCAATACCACCAAAGGCCTAAACGGGTTGAGAACATAGAGTGTCCAACCGGTATCGAGTTCATTAGCGGCATAGACATATTCTGGTGCCGTATTAGCTTTGTCGTGGATATTCATAGTGGGTAGCAAGGTACTATCTAGAGCATTATCTTCAGAATAGTTAAAATCACTTAACGGCTGAATAGCGAGCTCCGGTGAAGAAAAAATAATTCGGTTTTGTTGGTCAGCAATTACAATATATTGGTCTCTAAATAACTTGTTGGTTCTATCAATTTCTTTAAAGCGATTTAAGTCCAGAGAGCCCTCAATAATACCGATTGGCTGGTAAGTATTACCAGGGGCATACAAGGGGACACTGATAGCGACTATCGGGTCTTTACCAAAGCCTCTACCTAGAAATACCGGTGAGATATAAGGGTTTTGATTAATGAATGCTTCAATAAAATAGTCTCTATCTGACACATCTAGATTTTTGAGGTTGTCTGTTTCAATGAATAGTGAAACGGGGCTGGCTTCTTGAATTTTGCCCGTTTCATTGGCTATCAACATCGTGATAAACCCGGGGTAGTGCTGGTGTAAGTTTGAAAGTGCGATCTGTTGCTGCTCTGCATCTCTTTTATTTAA
Encoded proteins:
- a CDS encoding diguanylate cyclase, producing MEKIKQQKLLLASVLGLIGFTINLFPLPLFANIQLVLGNASYVISAILFGPWYALYTASIAITGLFISWGSPHVYLIFSIEALCLGLARRKEFYSLYSSIAFWIAIGMPLFYLYATFYSNLPDSHLPFIILKQAINGVLYTAIGSFLVILTPSYWLFQPKGKGLRRQTFSAQLTYVFTLVITLALLLAALLFNNQFIKRQQDLLSQNINESALHISNLAQAYIDTHSLALNSAASWLSLNKRDAEQQQIALSNLHQHYPGFITMLIANETGKIQEASPVSLFIETDNLKNLDVSDRDYFIEAFINQNPYISPVFLGRGFGKDPIVAISVPLYAPGNTYQPIGIIEGSLDLNRFKEIDRTNKLFRDQYIVIADQQNRIIFSSPELAIQPLSDFNYSEDNALDSTLLPTMNIHDKANTAPEYVYAANELDTGWTLYVLNPFRPLVVLVEKMYLATFAILALSLIVTFIITRIISARLTRPLERIANKFSTSIANDNNDYGIDDDSPKEIYSLYTRLKQSKSQLIGYQLALEEKVALRTFELEQANQQLKSLAEKDPLTGLFNRRYAEEQFPLVQENCQRSDDVIAIAILDLDKFKRVNDTYGHLSGDLTLKAVARLLEDDFQRDGDIIVRFGGEEFLVIMPHCNTLKIESHLENFKQRLAKIVIENPDNNASFTVTTSIGAVIGNGTYNDALEDWIKQADFNLYQAKNNGRNKLVFTTLQET
- a CDS encoding alpha/beta hydrolase, translated to MKSIIFGSAKHLAFALFYSFVGTCIALIAAAVWYLNSRPELDLWHTTELKAQYRQQPSIASFSDYLRLEDKLFAEVENKVIAKTKSESLLVLNRYVAGSYSDPEKWAQNWNRSFEWKNDKADYGILLLHGMSDSPYAMQYFAKHYKGSAHVIGLRLPGHGTLPSGLVDVTWQDLAAAVTIATEHLKRVMQDKPLYVVGFSTGAALALNHELEKIAIGESGDFSGLMFLSPAIGLPPVAVGAKWQSRLGHLLGLDKLSWNSIQTEYDPFKYSSFAVNAGDVVYQLASRNVELFKQLDSHARERLAPVLTFQSLTDDTVDSMAVVNDLYLQLPNNRHELVMFDINRTQVNLSLIATDPLAPYTDLIKSAKLDFDFTIVENTGEERGAVQARNLITDSVSQSITEQWPKQTYSLSHIALPFPEVDELYGPHRKQIHNRIQIGAGASKGERGVLSVPSSEMLRQKWNPFFYYMIEKMDQRITE